From the Leptolyngbya sp. O-77 genome, one window contains:
- the csaB gene encoding polysaccharide pyruvyl transferase CsaB, whose amino-acid sequence MRAVLCGYYGKGNGGDEALLATLLQMLPPQVTPLVLSGDPAETATRFGVEACDRMNAAQVLQALRRSDAFIWGGGSLMQDATSAVNPWYYGGLMLTAQRLGLKTIAWAQGVGPLHRAPSRWLARRAFTGCQGVSVRDRPSAELLTAWDIPVTLAPDPVWVLQGRPVPGLWDLPAPRVAVALRPHVALTEARLHRLGRALAMFQQATQTHVLLVPFQPVQDGAIAQTLHTYLPDHSTVLTLTDPLQLAGLFQGVELAIAMRLHGLIMAAAHQCRCFAISYDPKVSRLMDEYQLPGWELDQIPDDAAAISHTWIDLYANGDGLSADQLAAIGDRAAIHRDLLAQLL is encoded by the coding sequence ATGCGGGCGGTTTTGTGTGGCTACTATGGCAAGGGGAATGGCGGCGACGAGGCGCTGCTGGCGACGCTGTTGCAAATGCTGCCGCCCCAGGTAACGCCGCTGGTGCTGTCGGGCGATCCGGCGGAGACGGCAACTCGGTTTGGGGTGGAGGCGTGCGATCGCATGAATGCCGCACAAGTTCTGCAAGCACTCCGTCGGTCGGATGCCTTTATCTGGGGCGGCGGCAGTCTCATGCAAGATGCGACCAGCGCCGTGAATCCCTGGTATTATGGCGGGCTAATGCTGACTGCCCAGCGCCTGGGGCTAAAAACCATTGCCTGGGCCCAGGGCGTGGGGCCGCTGCATCGTGCGCCCAGTCGGTGGCTGGCCCGGCGAGCGTTTACTGGATGTCAGGGCGTGAGTGTGCGCGATCGCCCCTCTGCGGAACTGCTCACCGCCTGGGATATACCTGTAACATTGGCTCCCGACCCGGTGTGGGTGTTGCAGGGTCGCCCGGTGCCGGGGCTGTGGGATTTGCCCGCGCCGCGAGTGGCCGTTGCCCTGCGCCCCCATGTGGCGTTGACCGAGGCCCGATTGCACAGGCTGGGCCGGGCCCTGGCGATGTTTCAGCAGGCAACCCAGACCCACGTACTGCTGGTTCCGTTCCAACCCGTGCAAGATGGGGCGATCGCCCAAACGCTGCATACTTATCTGCCCGACCACAGCACCGTTCTGACGCTCACTGACCCGCTCCAGCTTGCCGGGCTGTTTCAAGGCGTGGAACTGGCGATCGCCATGCGTCTGCACGGTCTGATCATGGCCGCCGCCCATCAGTGCCGCTGCTTTGCCATTAGCTACGACCCCAAAGTCAGCCGCCTGATGGACGAATATCAGCTTCCGGGCTGGGAACTGGATCAAATTCCCGACGATGCTGCGGCCATCAGCCACACCTGGATCGATCTCTACGCCAACGGAGACGGACTTTCTGCCGACCAACTCGCTGCCATTGGCGATCGCGCCGCCATCCACCGCGACCTGCTCGCCCAGCTCCTCTGA
- a CDS encoding DUF2499 domain-containing protein — translation MHALSIPTWIIHISSVVEWIAAIWLVWVYADVSQQPAWRSLSWGMLPVLISAMCACTWHFFDNAPQLEWLVTVQAATTVLGNVTLCIAGWWIWRATRPANE, via the coding sequence ATGCACGCCCTCTCAATTCCCACCTGGATCATTCATATTTCAAGCGTGGTGGAGTGGATCGCCGCCATCTGGCTGGTGTGGGTCTATGCTGACGTGTCGCAGCAGCCCGCCTGGCGATCGCTCTCCTGGGGAATGCTGCCTGTGCTGATCAGCGCCATGTGTGCCTGCACCTGGCACTTTTTCGACAATGCGCCCCAGTTGGAGTGGCTGGTGACGGTGCAGGCGGCGACGACCGTTCTGGGCAATGTTACGCTTTGCATCGCGGGCTGGTGGATCTGGCGAGCCACTCGACCTGCAAACGAATAG
- a CDS encoding bifunctional nuclease family protein: MIEMKVAGIALEAASRSPLVLLRDASERRQLPIYIAHDQARAIMSAIENQTPPRPLTHDLLVNILDECDLTVERVVIHSLQDNTFYAILTIRQGEVRKEIDARPSDAIVIAIRTRSPIWVMEEVVADASYPVDTDADEAERQAFRDFLSNLRPEDFTQRGQSKSSEG, translated from the coding sequence CTCCCGTAGCCCTTTGGTGCTGCTGCGAGACGCATCCGAACGACGGCAGCTTCCGATCTATATCGCCCACGATCAGGCTCGCGCTATCATGAGCGCGATCGAGAACCAGACTCCGCCCCGTCCCCTCACCCACGATTTGCTGGTCAATATTCTGGATGAATGCGACTTGACGGTTGAGCGGGTTGTCATTCATTCGCTTCAAGACAACACGTTTTACGCCATCCTGACGATTCGCCAGGGCGAAGTCCGCAAAGAAATCGACGCTCGTCCCAGTGATGCGATCGTGATTGCCATCCGCACGCGCAGCCCGATCTGGGTGATGGAGGAGGTCGTTGCCGATGCGTCTTACCCAGTGGACACGGATGCCGACGAAGCAGAGCGCCAGGCCTTCCGCGACTTTCTCTCGAACCTGCGCCCAGAGGATTTCACGCAGCGGGGGCAGTCTAAAAGTAGTGAGGGGTAG